A segment of the Lolium perenne isolate Kyuss_39 chromosome 3, Kyuss_2.0, whole genome shotgun sequence genome:
TTTCAATGCACCACCCTTATgtgctttatttgtgtgctacatTAGGTTTCTAGTTGCGACTTACTAGCCTCTGACCTCTTATTTCTCATTATCAGGATTATTTGCCTTGGCTTCAGCTGGAAGTTTCTGAGTAGAAACTGAGGCTCGGTTCAAACCTTCATCGCATTCACTTCAAACATACTGGCTCGAAATGGATCGTGATGACGTGTCTGGTTTTGTTAGCGGAGGTTGCAAGCTGTTCTGAGTTTTCTAACCCAGTAGAAGTTAATAAAGTTATGATACCAGGGAGTCAGTCAACTGGTTCTTTTCACTTACTAATTGGTTGAGGTTTGATGTTTCTGAATTGGAATGGACAAAACTTCCCGTGGCCTTGTATTTGGTGATAGTATCAACTCCTTCCACTCTTCCCATTATCAGAGTACAGTCCAACACACTGCTCAGCTCAAAGATAATACACTTGACTCTGCATCGTACTCCAGCTTTTCTGTCCCTAACTCAAAAGCCCAGAAAAGGAAGTGGGGTACTATGGCAGGAGCAGAAGGTACTGGGAATCCATTACTCACTCTGGGTTTAGGCCGTTCCCAAAGCTCATCTGACAATAGCAAAGTAAGCTCTGCCACAGCTTGTGAAATGTCTCCATCCTCGCTGAGGGAGACTGATGAGGAGTCATCTGTAGATCTTAGCTTGAGCTTTGATCTTTGCCTTGGCTATGATGGTGCACACTTTCAGAAGAGGTCCTCTGCTGGTTTGGTGGCCAGCTCTCCTAAACTGGATCTTCAGTTGAGTTTATCCACTGGCCCACCTGTATCTGCTGTCACTTATACGAATATGGTGTCACCAAGCATGCCAGTAACCAACTCATCACCAGCCCTTATAGGGAAAGGATCATTACCATCTAATTGGGGTTTTGAGCACTCTGTGGTTTCGTCATCATATGCATCTGAAGCAACATATGCCTTTCCATGTCCGAAGATACCCAGAAAAGAACAGTGTACTTTGTCTTCTCCAGTCATTTCATCAACTATGCTAACCAATTTTAAAAGCCCAGCTGGTTGTACTTCTGTGGACACTAACCCTCAACAGCGAAGTATGAACACTAAAACCTGTCAGTTCCCTGGATGTGGGAAAGGAGCAAGAGGGGCATCAGGCCATTGCATAGCCCATGGTGGTGGTAGGCGATGCCAGAAACCTGGTTGCCAGAAAGGTGCTGAAGGAAGGACCATATATTGCAAGGCCCATGGAGGAGGGAGGAGATGTGAATTTCTTGGATGTACAAAGAGTGCTGAAGGGCGGACAGACCACTGCATAGCCCATGGTGGCGGTCGCCGCTGTAGTAACGATGGTTGCTCCCGTGCTGCCCGAGGGAGATCTGGCTTGTGCATCAGGCATGGAGGTGGAAAAAGGTGTCAGAAGGAGAACTGCACCAAGAGTGCAGAAGGTCATTCTGGCCTCTGCATCTCTCATGGAGGTGGGAGGCGTTGCCAGTTTCCGGAATGTGCTAAGGGTGCACAGGGAAGCACAAAGTTCTGCAAGGCGCACGGTGGAGGAAAGCGCTGCACATTCTTTGGCTGTACCAAAGGAGCTGAAGGTAGCACTCCATATTGCAAGGGACACGGGGGAGGCAAGCGCTGCTTATTTGAAGGTGGTGGCGTGTGTCCAAAGAGCGTGCATGGTGGGACTCAATATTGTGTTGCGCATGGTGGTGGGAAGAGGTGTGCCATTCCTGATTGCACCAAAAGTGCTAGGGGGCGGACAGAGTACTGTGTACGCCATGGAGGTGGCAAGAGATGTGTGTTTGAGGGCTGTGTGAAGAGTGCGCAGGGAAGCACTGATTACTGCAAGGCACACGGGGGAGGTAAGCGCTGCTCATGGGGCTTGGCGGAGTCCAGCTTTGGTGTTGACACAGAGCAGTGTGATAAGTTTGCTCGCAGCAAGACTGGTC
Coding sequences within it:
- the LOC127342991 gene encoding uncharacterized protein — protein: MDKTSRGLVFGDSINSFHSSHYQSTVQHTAQLKDNTLDSASYSSFSVPNSKAQKRKWGTMAGAEGTGNPLLTLGLGRSQSSSDNSKVSSATACEMSPSSLRETDEESSVDLSLSFDLCLGYDGAHFQKRSSAGLVASSPKLDLQLSLSTGPPVSAVTYTNMVSPSMPVTNSSPALIGKGSLPSNWGFEHSVVSSSYASEATYAFPCPKIPRKEQCTLSSPVISSTMLTNFKSPAGCTSVDTNPQQRSMNTKTCQFPGCGKGARGASGHCIAHGGGRRCQKPGCQKGAEGRTIYCKAHGGGRRCEFLGCTKSAEGRTDHCIAHGGGRRCSNDGCSRAARGRSGLCIRHGGGKRCQKENCTKSAEGHSGLCISHGGGRRCQFPECAKGAQGSTKFCKAHGGGKRCTFFGCTKGAEGSTPYCKGHGGGKRCLFEGGGVCPKSVHGGTQYCVAHGGGKRCAIPDCTKSARGRTEYCVRHGGGKRCVFEGCVKSAQGSTDYCKAHGGGKRCSWGLAESSFGVDTEQCDKFARSKTGLCSAHSALVQDHCVHGGGTLGPVIHQLVADVKPDEMEVAAVKVDPILMQSPVEPLTEGRVHGGGLLALLSRGGGHTSAPGNFENGTSVMMAWM